A single window of Syntrophotalea acetylenica DNA harbors:
- a CDS encoding aldehyde dehydrogenase family protein: MAKEMIDQLVANARKAADEFKLFTQEQVDKITAAMDAASVANEVKLAEMAVEETGIGRADHKAIKNHLGAHVVYEYFKDKKSVGVIREEDGVKYVAEPFGVLAAATPTTNPTSTVMFKALIAMKTRNAIIFACHPRAQKCSVEAARVLRDAAVSAGAPEHCIQWIETPSIEATNLLFKHPGVNLILATGGNAMVKSAYSSGHPAIGVGAGNTPVFISKSAKLSVAINNVIASKTFDNGTICSSDQSVIFDDPAIAEKGVKMLVERGAYLVNDEQKAKLEAVMFDKERGVPAVAIVGKSPQVIAKIAGFEVPEDVKLLLVPLKSIGPEDWFSHEKLSPVLGYISYNSTDEAIEAAKTQLRWGGAGHTAVIHAQDEKVIDKFALEIPANRLLLNQPAVHGSIGLIYNKLPPSLTLGCGTDGNNYLGNNINYTDLLSIKSVAPRIVDYERDE; the protein is encoded by the coding sequence ATGGCTAAGGAAATGATCGACCAATTGGTAGCCAACGCTCGCAAGGCTGCCGACGAATTCAAGCTCTTCACCCAGGAACAGGTTGACAAGATTACCGCGGCCATGGATGCGGCCAGCGTTGCCAACGAAGTCAAACTCGCAGAGATGGCCGTTGAGGAAACCGGCATCGGCCGCGCTGACCACAAAGCCATCAAGAATCATCTTGGCGCCCATGTGGTGTACGAGTATTTCAAGGACAAGAAATCCGTTGGCGTCATCAGGGAAGAAGATGGCGTGAAGTACGTGGCTGAGCCTTTTGGTGTGCTCGCCGCCGCAACGCCGACGACCAACCCCACTTCGACCGTCATGTTCAAGGCTCTGATCGCCATGAAGACCCGCAATGCGATCATTTTTGCCTGCCATCCCCGCGCGCAGAAGTGCAGTGTCGAAGCGGCGAGAGTTTTGCGCGACGCGGCTGTCTCTGCCGGTGCTCCAGAGCACTGCATCCAGTGGATTGAAACCCCCTCCATTGAAGCGACCAATCTGCTGTTCAAACACCCGGGCGTGAACCTGATTCTGGCCACCGGCGGCAATGCCATGGTTAAATCCGCTTACAGCTCCGGTCACCCCGCGATTGGCGTCGGCGCAGGCAATACCCCTGTGTTTATCTCGAAATCCGCCAAACTCAGCGTCGCGATCAATAACGTCATCGCTTCCAAGACCTTTGACAACGGCACCATCTGCTCCTCCGACCAGTCGGTGATTTTCGACGATCCGGCCATCGCTGAAAAAGGCGTGAAGATGCTGGTTGAGCGAGGCGCCTATCTGGTCAATGACGAGCAGAAGGCAAAACTCGAAGCGGTTATGTTCGACAAGGAAAGAGGCGTTCCGGCCGTGGCAATCGTAGGTAAATCGCCCCAGGTTATTGCCAAGATCGCCGGTTTCGAGGTCCCTGAAGATGTCAAGCTGCTGCTCGTGCCCCTGAAGAGCATTGGTCCCGAGGACTGGTTCAGCCACGAAAAACTGTCTCCGGTGCTCGGTTACATCAGCTACAACAGCACCGATGAAGCGATTGAAGCAGCCAAGACCCAGCTTCGCTGGGGTGGCGCCGGCCACACGGCCGTTATCCATGCACAGGACGAAAAGGTCATCGACAAGTTCGCCCTGGAGATCCCTGCCAATCGACTGCTCCTGAACCAGCCTGCGGTACACGGCAGCATCGGGCTTATCTACAACAAGCTTCCGCCCTCACTTACCCTGGGTTGCGGTACCGATGGCAACAACTATCTGGGCAACAACATCAACTATACTGACCTTCTGAGCATCAAGTCGGTCGCCCCACGCATCGTCGATTACGAAAGAGACGAATAA
- a CDS encoding dihydrofolate reductase, which translates to MYDVELIIIAAMTRSGIIGQHGKLPWHIPEELALFRRLTMGHCLIMGRKTFISLGRPLPGRTNIVVSRGMPPVPGVMVCRDFDSAVRRAGQESQKVFFIGGRDVYRQALAIAHRMHISWIDKAYPGDCFFPPVRQDEWLVVSEQAYAEFRHVVYRRR; encoded by the coding sequence ATGTATGACGTTGAGCTGATTATTATCGCGGCCATGACCCGTAGCGGCATCATCGGCCAGCATGGAAAACTTCCATGGCATATCCCCGAGGAGTTGGCTCTGTTTCGCCGTCTTACCATGGGACATTGCCTGATCATGGGAAGGAAAACCTTTATTTCGCTGGGACGCCCCCTGCCGGGACGCACTAACATTGTCGTCAGCCGCGGTATGCCTCCGGTCCCTGGCGTCATGGTGTGCAGGGATTTCGACAGTGCTGTGCGGCGGGCTGGCCAGGAGTCGCAAAAAGTGTTTTTTATCGGCGGACGGGACGTTTATCGCCAGGCACTTGCGATTGCACACCGCATGCATATTTCCTGGATCGATAAGGCGTATCCGGGTGACTGCTTTTTCCCACCTGTGCGGCAGGACGAATGGCTTGTCGTTTCGGAACAGGCGTATGCTGAATTCCGCCACGTCGTTTATCGGCGCCGATGA
- a CDS encoding ABC-type transport auxiliary lipoprotein family protein, with translation MNSNISRILVCMMISGWMLTGCLRLGERPAERISYVFTAERPGKPGEKSGSAVLQVTPMRISPRFNSRSFVYRKGASRYQTDYYHQFLIAPASLIQEEVVHWLAASPGLSMAGASAGPLPPDYLLQGHIIDLYADYRQEQPSAILEIAFLLLEHPAVENPVLLRRRYRSEIPAGHNSPDALIKAWDCALTRILENLEKDLIVAIEDHRRR, from the coding sequence ATGAACTCAAATATATCTCGCATCCTGGTGTGTATGATGATAAGCGGATGGATGCTGACAGGGTGCCTGCGCCTTGGCGAGCGCCCCGCGGAACGCATCAGCTATGTGTTTACGGCGGAGCGCCCGGGAAAACCTGGTGAAAAGAGCGGATCCGCCGTACTGCAGGTCACGCCCATGCGCATTTCCCCACGATTCAACAGCCGCAGCTTTGTGTATCGCAAAGGGGCATCGCGATACCAGACGGACTACTACCATCAGTTTCTGATCGCGCCCGCCAGTCTGATCCAGGAAGAGGTGGTACATTGGCTGGCGGCAAGTCCCGGCCTGTCGATGGCAGGAGCATCGGCGGGGCCCCTGCCTCCCGACTATCTGCTGCAGGGACATATCATCGATCTGTATGCCGATTACCGTCAGGAACAGCCTTCAGCCATTCTGGAAATCGCGTTTTTGCTCCTCGAACATCCTGCCGTGGAAAACCCGGTCCTTCTCAGGCGCCGCTATCGGAGTGAAATCCCCGCAGGCCACAACTCACCCGACGCCCTCATCAAGGCATGGGACTGCGCATTGACCCGGATACTGGAAAACCTGGAAAAAGATCTGATCGTTGCCATCGAGGATCATCGGCGCCGATAA
- a CDS encoding MlaD family protein has translation MSERANYVKIGLFVIGASLIAVVSLIVLGAGNLFQKRILVETYFDESVQGLDIGSAVKLRGVQVGKVEAITLVDSVYDTNKRYVLVRIALASSSLGRTAKVVQRGLQAETDQGLRFRLAFQGVTGMAFLEADYLPSDQLPGLKIDWQPIYPYIPSAPSNITRYTEAIDKILKNLDSLDIAAVSSGIRQAVAALNQAMQEAHISQISDESLALLKELRTTNNRIDTLLAGGQAPLQQFFATLPELSRSLSHSARQLETLTTELPRELAPLGQSLRQISALLTAEQQTIETTLSNFRQTSENLLDMSENARDYPAQTIFGAPPAPVESLK, from the coding sequence ATGAGTGAACGGGCCAACTATGTCAAGATCGGATTGTTCGTCATTGGTGCCAGCCTTATCGCCGTGGTGTCGCTTATTGTTCTGGGTGCTGGCAACCTGTTTCAGAAACGGATTCTGGTTGAGACCTATTTCGATGAATCGGTCCAGGGCCTCGACATCGGCTCGGCCGTGAAACTGCGGGGAGTCCAGGTCGGCAAAGTTGAGGCGATCACCCTGGTTGATTCCGTATACGACACCAACAAACGTTATGTGCTGGTGCGCATTGCCCTGGCATCCAGTTCCCTGGGGCGCACCGCCAAAGTGGTTCAGCGAGGGCTGCAGGCCGAGACCGATCAGGGGCTGCGTTTTCGCCTGGCCTTTCAGGGAGTGACCGGCATGGCCTTTCTGGAAGCGGATTACCTGCCGTCCGATCAGCTGCCCGGCCTCAAGATCGACTGGCAACCGATATACCCCTATATTCCCTCGGCGCCGAGCAACATCACTCGCTACACCGAGGCTATCGATAAAATCCTCAAGAATCTCGACAGTCTCGATATCGCCGCAGTCAGCAGCGGCATCAGGCAGGCTGTCGCCGCCCTCAACCAGGCCATGCAGGAAGCGCATATCTCGCAGATCAGCGACGAGTCTTTAGCATTGTTGAAGGAACTGCGGACCACCAACAATCGTATCGATACTCTGCTAGCCGGCGGGCAAGCTCCCCTGCAGCAGTTTTTCGCCACCCTTCCGGAACTGTCACGCTCCCTGTCACACAGCGCCCGCCAGCTTGAAACCCTGACAACCGAACTCCCCCGGGAGCTGGCGCCCCTGGGACAGAGCCTGCGGCAGATAAGCGCCCTGCTGACCGCTGAACAGCAGACCATTGAAACCACGCTGAGCAACTTTCGGCAGACCTCGGAAAACCTGCTCGACATGTCGGAAAATGCCCGCGACTATCCCGCCCAGACAATATTCGGAGCGCCGCCAGCCCCCGTGGAGTCTTTGAAATGA
- a CDS encoding ABC transporter ATP-binding protein — translation MAQTRDRIIEARNLTVGYGATPILQNLSFDVQQGEVFVILGGSGCGKSTLLKNMIGLYQPMDGQLLINGKDLWQTEGTLRKELLRCFGVMYQNGALFGSLTVMENVRLPLEEFTHLPSAAMDLIAAMKLQLVGLGGFGHYLPAELSGGMRKRAAIARAMILDPQILFLDEPTAGLDPVMSAEMDQLILQLAQSLAMTFVIVTHELPSIYAIADRVIMLDHKTKSIVAAGPPQQLRDASSDPLVRAFFHREPMLPSKPQEGRTVP, via the coding sequence ATGGCTCAAACGCGCGACCGCATTATAGAGGCACGAAATTTAACCGTCGGATACGGCGCCACACCGATCCTGCAGAACCTGTCCTTCGACGTCCAACAAGGGGAAGTCTTCGTCATACTGGGGGGCTCCGGGTGCGGGAAAAGCACTCTGCTGAAAAACATGATCGGACTGTATCAACCCATGGATGGACAGCTTCTGATCAATGGCAAGGATCTATGGCAAACCGAGGGTACCCTGCGAAAAGAACTGCTACGCTGCTTTGGCGTCATGTATCAGAACGGTGCCCTTTTCGGCTCTTTGACCGTCATGGAAAACGTACGGCTGCCATTGGAAGAATTTACCCATCTGCCCAGTGCGGCCATGGACCTTATCGCCGCGATGAAGCTGCAACTGGTCGGCCTTGGCGGTTTCGGGCATTACCTGCCCGCGGAACTGAGCGGCGGCATGCGCAAACGGGCCGCCATCGCCCGCGCCATGATACTCGACCCCCAGATTCTGTTTCTTGACGAACCGACGGCAGGCCTCGATCCTGTCATGTCCGCGGAAATGGACCAGCTTATTTTACAGCTGGCGCAAAGTCTGGCCATGACCTTTGTTATCGTTACCCATGAACTGCCGAGCATCTATGCCATTGCCGACCGCGTCATTATGCTGGACCATAAGACCAAAAGCATTGTCGCCGCCGGACCACCGCAGCAGCTGCGCGATGCCAGCAGCGATCCTTTGGTGCGGGCCTTTTTCCATCGGGAACCCATGCTCCCGAGCAAGCCACAGGAAGGAAGAACCGTCCCATGA
- a CDS encoding ABC transporter permease, translating to MSKPTRKIDLPSFAGDACQILASDAEVLALSFGSRLDAETVSLLWDPLDEILERTSPRILRIEASRLEHCDGAGFGLLMELARRQIRRDAQYELTGLKEKFAGLWTLYRPEDFTRLRASRPQPCCLPEEAGRLAYQAWEGIRDMVRFTGELAVALFRAARQPRTIRWSEVWLTMEKAGVNALFIVGLISFLIGLIMAFQATIPMRQFGVEIYVANLTALSMLRELGPLMTALLLAGRSGSAFAAELGTMKINEEIDALTTMGLAPIPFLVVTRVLATIIVLPLLTLFANFMGLVGGAVVLLSLGYPLVSYINQIQSAANLGDLVGGLAKTIVFALIVAGVGCLYGLKTRSGASAVGDAATRAVVSGIILIVITDGLFAVAYYYLGI from the coding sequence ATGAGCAAGCCCACCCGGAAAATCGACCTCCCCTCTTTTGCCGGTGACGCATGCCAAATCCTGGCCAGCGATGCCGAAGTGCTGGCACTGTCCTTCGGCTCCAGACTGGATGCGGAAACCGTGTCCTTGTTGTGGGACCCCCTTGACGAAATTCTGGAAAGAACCTCTCCACGGATTCTGCGCATTGAAGCCAGCCGTCTGGAGCACTGCGATGGCGCCGGCTTCGGTTTGCTGATGGAACTGGCACGAAGGCAGATACGCCGCGATGCGCAATACGAGCTGACCGGATTGAAAGAAAAATTCGCCGGGCTGTGGACACTTTACCGGCCCGAGGATTTCACCCGGCTTCGCGCCAGCCGGCCACAACCCTGCTGCCTGCCGGAAGAGGCCGGACGCCTTGCTTATCAGGCGTGGGAGGGCATACGCGACATGGTGCGATTTACCGGCGAACTGGCCGTGGCACTGTTCCGCGCCGCACGACAGCCTCGCACGATCCGATGGTCCGAAGTCTGGCTGACCATGGAAAAAGCCGGCGTCAACGCTTTGTTCATCGTCGGCCTCATCAGTTTCCTGATCGGCTTGATCATGGCTTTTCAAGCCACCATTCCCATGCGCCAGTTCGGCGTGGAAATCTACGTCGCCAACCTCACGGCGTTGTCGATGCTGCGCGAACTCGGTCCGCTAATGACCGCCCTGCTGCTTGCCGGGCGTTCGGGCTCGGCCTTCGCTGCGGAACTGGGAACCATGAAAATCAACGAGGAAATCGACGCCTTGACTACCATGGGGCTGGCTCCGATACCCTTTTTGGTTGTTACCCGGGTGCTGGCAACCATCATCGTGCTGCCCCTGCTGACCCTGTTTGCCAACTTCATGGGACTGGTTGGCGGTGCCGTGGTCCTTCTGTCTTTGGGCTATCCGCTGGTTTCCTACATCAACCAGATCCAGTCAGCCGCCAATCTCGGCGACCTGGTGGGTGGCCTGGCCAAAACCATTGTATTCGCTCTGATCGTCGCTGGCGTAGGCTGCCTTTACGGTCTGAAAACCCGTAGCGGTGCCAGCGCCGTAGGGGATGCGGCCACCCGCGCTGTCGTTTCCGGCATTATCCTGATCGTCATCACCGACGGATTGTTCGCCGTAGCCTACTACTATCTCGGGATCTGA
- a CDS encoding RT0821/Lpp0805 family surface protein, with amino-acid sequence MKKTVSACCAFLLLLSGCYGTMGSKETGGTLIGAGTGALIGSQIGGGRGTLIAVAVGTLAGALLGQEVGKSLDRADQLAMQQNAQYALEYTPTRQSTSWRNPDSGNYGSITPIETYQTPGGQYCREYLQNVIIGGQQQQAYGTACRQPDGTWKIIR; translated from the coding sequence ATGAAAAAAACCGTTTCTGCGTGCTGCGCATTTCTGCTCCTGCTTAGCGGTTGTTATGGGACCATGGGGTCGAAGGAAACCGGCGGCACACTGATCGGAGCCGGAACCGGCGCCCTGATCGGATCGCAGATCGGGGGCGGGCGCGGCACCCTGATCGCCGTCGCTGTCGGCACCCTGGCCGGCGCCCTGCTTGGCCAGGAAGTAGGCAAGTCCCTTGATCGCGCGGACCAGCTGGCCATGCAGCAAAATGCCCAGTATGCCCTTGAATACACGCCGACCCGCCAATCCACAAGCTGGCGCAACCCTGACTCGGGCAATTACGGCAGCATTACACCGATTGAAACCTACCAGACGCCCGGCGGACAGTATTGCCGCGAGTATCTGCAGAACGTGATCATCGGCGGACAGCAGCAGCAAGCTTACGGCACGGCCTGTCGCCAACCGGATGGCACATGGAAAATCATCCGCTGA
- a CDS encoding GDSL-type esterase/lipase family protein, with amino-acid sequence MRRFEKALGCNPDLVILELGANDNLQALPLTVTKTNLDAMLGILAARNIPALFAGIRPLRDLGPDTNFRFVSLFHELASRHAVPFYPDYLDGVAGNPMLLQKDGLHPNARGAREIAKRLRPLVIDMLRALEGSAPAGSQP; translated from the coding sequence ATCCGACGCTTTGAAAAAGCACTGGGCTGTAACCCTGATCTGGTCATCCTGGAATTGGGAGCCAATGACAATCTGCAAGCCCTGCCGCTCACTGTAACAAAAACCAACCTCGACGCCATGCTCGGCATCCTGGCCGCCAGAAACATTCCGGCGCTGTTTGCCGGCATCCGACCGTTGCGTGACCTGGGACCGGATACCAATTTTCGTTTTGTGTCGCTGTTCCATGAACTTGCCAGCCGTCATGCGGTGCCCTTCTATCCCGACTATCTCGACGGCGTGGCGGGCAACCCAATGTTGCTGCAAAAGGACGGCCTGCATCCCAATGCCAGGGGCGCCCGGGAAATCGCCAAACGCCTGCGGCCTTTGGTCATCGACATGCTGCGTGCTCTGGAAGGCTCAGCCCCCGCCGGGTCGCAGCCTTGA
- a CDS encoding ferritin-like domain-containing protein: MPKLSDAAIQEAIKDSLQTEKNAMNFYRMAGGLVQRPQAKQLFELLAGEERDHARHFYNLYQGTDLPPFDEYMEQNLKHDREYLLQQEKALLSDLRIRKAMELAMEKEQALEKHLRAQADRIVDEEVRNIYLDNAESTRRHYLMIESEYAHLMGMVHETDIDTFVRE; encoded by the coding sequence ATGCCCAAATTAAGCGATGCCGCAATTCAGGAAGCCATCAAGGATTCTCTGCAAACCGAAAAAAATGCGATGAATTTTTATCGTATGGCCGGCGGCCTGGTGCAACGCCCGCAGGCGAAACAACTTTTTGAATTGCTGGCCGGCGAGGAACGGGACCATGCCCGCCATTTCTACAATCTCTATCAGGGGACAGACCTTCCGCCCTTTGACGAATATATGGAGCAGAACCTGAAACATGACCGGGAATACCTGCTGCAGCAGGAAAAGGCCCTGCTCAGCGACCTGCGCATACGCAAAGCCATGGAACTGGCGATGGAAAAGGAACAGGCCCTGGAAAAACACCTGCGGGCGCAGGCTGACAGAATCGTCGATGAAGAAGTCCGTAACATTTACCTTGATAATGCCGAGTCGACCCGCCGGCATTATCTCATGATCGAATCCGAGTACGCACACCTGATGGGCATGGTACATGAAACGGACATCGACACCTTTGTGCGGGAATAA
- the yihA gene encoding ribosome biogenesis GTP-binding protein YihA/YsxC, giving the protein MQIKSAEFIKGAARPEGYPSDNLPEIAFAGRSNVGKSSLINVLVNRRGLVRTSATPGRTQMLNFFSVNEQFTLVDLPGFGFAKVPLAVKKDWGIMARTYLENRANLKAVILLFDIRRVPRDEELQLLDWLEELDIPTIPVITKVDKVSRNRRGAQMRPILEATGLPQEAFSFFSALTREGREDILQRIEVALACAESDAELPADSGEEV; this is encoded by the coding sequence TTGCAGATTAAATCCGCCGAATTCATCAAGGGGGCTGCCCGACCCGAAGGCTATCCTTCGGACAATTTACCGGAAATTGCGTTTGCCGGCCGCAGCAATGTCGGGAAAAGCTCCCTGATCAATGTTCTTGTCAATCGCCGTGGGCTGGTAAGAACTTCCGCTACACCCGGCCGCACCCAGATGCTCAACTTCTTTTCCGTAAATGAGCAGTTCACCCTTGTCGACCTGCCCGGTTTCGGTTTTGCCAAGGTGCCTTTGGCCGTCAAGAAGGACTGGGGCATTATGGCTCGCACCTATCTGGAGAATCGCGCCAACCTCAAGGCGGTGATCCTGCTCTTCGATATCCGCCGTGTGCCCAGGGACGAGGAACTGCAGTTGCTCGACTGGCTGGAAGAGCTTGATATCCCCACCATACCGGTCATTACCAAGGTCGATAAGGTCAGCAGAAACCGTCGCGGCGCGCAGATGCGCCCGATACTCGAGGCCACCGGACTGCCGCAAGAGGCGTTTTCGTTTTTTTCCGCACTGACCCGCGAAGGTCGTGAGGATATCCTTCAACGGATTGAGGTGGCTCTTGCCTGCGCGGAGTCTGATGCTGAACTGCCCGCGGATTCCGGGGAAGAGGTTTGA
- the cobC gene encoding alpha-ribazole phosphatase: MADRAGVDRKSSTSGSRTRVYLIRHGQVEGHEERRYNGQDDVGLTPLGWEQYRVLQQRLRDRPLAAIFSSDLSRCLDGARLLGRAHGLDPVPLPALRELNIGQWQGVTWQELQRRFPEQWAARLGDIVHYRVPGGESLLDLSRRVLPAMQAALAAHAGAEMVVVAHGAVNRVILLDALDAPLRSAFRLEQSYGCLNIIDYYEGGRCTVQLLNG; encoded by the coding sequence GTGGCGGACCGTGCCGGTGTCGACCGGAAATCAAGCACCAGCGGCTCCCGCACCCGTGTTTACCTGATACGGCACGGGCAGGTGGAGGGCCACGAAGAGCGGCGTTACAACGGACAGGACGATGTCGGCCTGACGCCGCTGGGGTGGGAGCAATACCGGGTTCTGCAGCAAAGACTTCGGGATCGCCCTCTGGCCGCGATTTTCAGCAGCGACCTGAGCCGTTGCCTGGACGGAGCCAGGCTGCTGGGACGAGCCCATGGCCTGGATCCCGTGCCACTACCGGCTTTGCGAGAACTGAACATCGGTCAATGGCAGGGTGTCACCTGGCAGGAATTGCAGCGGCGTTTTCCAGAGCAATGGGCTGCGAGGCTCGGGGATATCGTACATTACCGGGTTCCCGGGGGGGAAAGTCTGCTGGACCTTTCCCGGCGGGTGCTTCCGGCCATGCAGGCTGCGCTGGCCGCCCATGCCGGTGCCGAAATGGTGGTTGTCGCCCACGGGGCGGTCAACCGGGTGATTCTGCTCGATGCCCTGGACGCTCCGTTGCGATCCGCGTTTCGCCTTGAGCAGTCCTATGGATGCCTCAATATCATAGATTACTATGAAGGCGGCCGCTGTACTGTGCAATTGCTGAACGGCTGA